A DNA window from Vanacampus margaritifer isolate UIUO_Vmar chromosome 19, RoL_Vmar_1.0, whole genome shotgun sequence contains the following coding sequences:
- the rars2 gene encoding putative arginine--tRNA ligase, mitochondrial isoform X1, with translation MASFFRRTIAAKLGRTLQQSDDVFMPALSAVPVFKKQQTGDLRLSINILRTNGVLPANGDIQAQAEHLANQLKQDSVVQDIAARNGVINFKINRKLLAQKILEPFGTGHDGKIGLHSELFDSLKKGTTLVEYSSPNIAKKFHAGHLRSTIIGNFIANLKESLGNKVIRMNYLGDWGLQFGLLGAGFSQFGSQEKLKENPLQHLFEVYVKVNKEAEHNEDITVAARDFFRQLEQNESQAMSLWQRFRDITVSEYRHVYERLGVHFDVYSGESFHQEGVREVVRQLQDRGLLKITEKGTGVVDLSDGDVSNICTVLRSDGTSLYITRDMAAAIDRKEKYNFDEMIYVTDKNQTHHFQQLFLILQAMGHSWADRCHHVPFGLVKGMKTRTGEVVFLEDLLDEARARMLHNMSQSKMTKEMDDPEDTAQKVGISALIFQDFKGPLHGDYKFDWDKMLQAQGDTGVFLQYTHARLCSLIRMNNDDDATFDPSLLSEPSGVSILQHLLRYDEVLYQSAQDLQPKHLLVFLLKLCHLAASAHRELPVKGSPKHVAQARKRLFSGTCSVLANGMKILGIMPVDKMQMEEVSLGSVCDLTRKPT, from the exons ATGGCTTCTTTTTTCAGGCGAACGATAGCAGCGAAG CTGGGCAGGACGCTGCAGCAGTCCGATGACGTCTTCATGCCTGCTCTTTCAGCTGTCCCTGTCTTTAAGAAACA GCAGACTGGTGACTTGAGGTTGTCTATTAACATTTTAAGAACTAATGGGGTCCTACCAGCTAATGGAGACATCCAGGCGCAAGCAGAACACTTGGCCAATCAG cTGAAGCAGGACAGCGTGGTGCAGGACATAGCAGCAAGAAATGGTGTCATCAACTTCAAAATTAATCGCAAACTTCTTGCCCAG AAAATACTGGAACCATTTGGAACGGGGCACGATGGCAAAATTGGGCTTCACAGTGAACTTTTTGATTCTCTAAAGAAGGGAACGACATTAGTAGAGTACAGCTCTCCAAACATTGCCAAAAAGTTCCATGCGGGACATTTACGATCTACGATTATAG GTAACTTCATTGCCAACTTGAAGGAATCTCTTGGGAACAAAGTTATTCGAATGAACTATCTTGGAGACTGGGGACTGCAGTTTG GTTTGCTGGGAGCTGGTTTCAGTCAGTTTGGCAGCCAGGAGAAATTGAAAGAAAATCCTCTACAGCATTTATTCGAG GTATACGTGAAGGTCAACAAGGAAGCGGAGCACAATGAGGACATCACAGTAGCGGCCAGGGACTTCTTTCGCCAGCTGGAGCAGAACGAGAGTCAAGCTATGTCGCTATGGCAACGGTTCCGGGACATAACCGTGAGCGAGTATCGGCACGTTTACGAG CGGTTAGGCGTCCACTTTGACGTCTACTCGGGGGAATCCTTTCACCAGGAGGGAGTCCGGGAGGTGGTGCGGCAGCTGCAGGACCGAGGCCTGTTGAAAATCACCGA GAAGGGGACGGGCGTCGTGGATCTCTCAGACGGAGACGTGAGCAACATCTGTACTGTCCTCCGCAGCGACGGGACAAGTCTCTACATCACCAG ggACATGGCAGCAGCTATCGACCGGAAAGAAAAGTACAATTTTGATGAGATGATTTATGTG ACAGATAAAAATCAGACGCATCACTTCCAGCAGTTGTTCCTGATCCTGCAAGCGATGGGACATTCCTGGGCTGACAG GTGTCATCATGTGCCCTTCGGCCTGGTGAAGGGCATGAAGACCCGCACCGGAGAGGTGGTCTTCTTAGAGGACCTTCTGGACGAGGCTCGCGCGAGAATGTTGCACAATATGAGCCAATCCAAAA TGACAAAGGAAATGGACGATCCAGAGGACACGGCGCAGAAAGTGGGAATCAGTGCGTTAATCTTCCAG gatTTTAAAGGTCCACTGCACGGGGACTACAAGTTTGACTGGGACAAAATGCTGCAGGCTCAGGGAGACACGGGCGTTTTCCTCcagtacacgcacgcacgtctcTGCAG TTTAATCCGAATGAACAACGACGACGACGCCACGTTCGACCCGTCCCTCCTAAGCGAACCGTCGGGCGTCTCCATCCTTCAGCACCTCCTCCG CTACGACGAGGTGTTGTACCAGTCGGCCCAGGATCTGCAACCCAAGCACCTGCTCGTCTTCCTGCTGAAGCTGTG CCACCTGGCAGCCTCGGCGCACAGAGAGCTGCCGGTCAAAGGGAGCCCGAAACACGTTGCTCag GCAAGGAAGAGACTTTTCAGCGGGACCTGCTCGGTCCTGGCCAACGGGATGAAAATTCTTGGCATCATGCCAGTggacaaaat gcaaATGGAAGAGGTGTCACTGGGGAGCGTGTGCGACCTGACACGGAAGCCTACCTGA
- the LOC144039215 gene encoding protein yippee-like 5, protein MGRIFLDHIGGIRLFSCANCDTILTNRTELISTRFTGATGRAFLFNKVVNLQQSEVQDRVMLTGRHMVRDVSCKNCNSKLGWMYEFATEESQRYKEGRVILERALVRESEGFEHVPADNS, encoded by the exons ATGGGGCGCATCTTCTTGGACCACATTGGAGGCATTCGCCTGTTCTCCTGCGCCAACTGTGACACTATTCTGACCAACCGAACAGAGCTGATCTCCACTCGCTTCACTGGAGCGACAGGCCGGGCCTTTTTGTTCAACAAG GTTGTGAACCTGCAGCAGAGTGAAGTTCAAGACCGAGTCATGCTGACGGGAAGGCACATGGTGCGCGACGTCAGCTGCAAGAACTGCAACAGCAAGCTGGGCTGGATGTACGAATTTGCCACGGAGGAAAGTCAGCGCTACAAGGAGGGCCGGGTCATCCTGGAGCGGGCGTTGGTGAGGGAGAGCGAGGGCTTTGAGCACGTGCCCGCGGACAACTCCTGA
- the rars2 gene encoding putative arginine--tRNA ligase, mitochondrial isoform X3: protein MASFFRRTIAAKLGRTLQQSDDVFMPALSAVPVFKKQQTGDLRLSINILRTNGVLPANGDIQAQAEHLANQLKQDSVVQDIAARNGVINFKINRKLLAQKILEPFGTGHDGKIGLHSELFDSLKKGTTLVEYSSPNIAKKFHAGHLRSTIIGNFIANLKESLGNKVIRMNYLGDWGLQFGLLGAGFSQFGSQEKLKENPLQHLFEVYVKVNKEAEHNEDITVAARDFFRQLEQNESQAMSLWQRFRDITVSEYRHVYERLGVHFDVYSGESFHQEGVREVVRQLQDRGLLKITEKGTGVVDLSDGDVSNICTVLRSDGTSLYITRDMAAAIDRKEKYNFDEMIYVTDKNQTHHFQQLFLILQAMGHSWADRCHHVPFGLVKGMKTRTGEVVFLEDLLDEARARMLHNMSQSKMTKEMDDPEDTAQKVGISALIFQDFKGPLHGDYKFDWDKMLQAQGDTGVFLQYTHARLCSLIRMNNDDDATFDPSLLSEPSGVSILQHLLRYDEVLYQSAQDLQPKHLLVFLLKLCHLAASAHRELPVKGSPKHVAQISRNHIWIF from the exons ATGGCTTCTTTTTTCAGGCGAACGATAGCAGCGAAG CTGGGCAGGACGCTGCAGCAGTCCGATGACGTCTTCATGCCTGCTCTTTCAGCTGTCCCTGTCTTTAAGAAACA GCAGACTGGTGACTTGAGGTTGTCTATTAACATTTTAAGAACTAATGGGGTCCTACCAGCTAATGGAGACATCCAGGCGCAAGCAGAACACTTGGCCAATCAG cTGAAGCAGGACAGCGTGGTGCAGGACATAGCAGCAAGAAATGGTGTCATCAACTTCAAAATTAATCGCAAACTTCTTGCCCAG AAAATACTGGAACCATTTGGAACGGGGCACGATGGCAAAATTGGGCTTCACAGTGAACTTTTTGATTCTCTAAAGAAGGGAACGACATTAGTAGAGTACAGCTCTCCAAACATTGCCAAAAAGTTCCATGCGGGACATTTACGATCTACGATTATAG GTAACTTCATTGCCAACTTGAAGGAATCTCTTGGGAACAAAGTTATTCGAATGAACTATCTTGGAGACTGGGGACTGCAGTTTG GTTTGCTGGGAGCTGGTTTCAGTCAGTTTGGCAGCCAGGAGAAATTGAAAGAAAATCCTCTACAGCATTTATTCGAG GTATACGTGAAGGTCAACAAGGAAGCGGAGCACAATGAGGACATCACAGTAGCGGCCAGGGACTTCTTTCGCCAGCTGGAGCAGAACGAGAGTCAAGCTATGTCGCTATGGCAACGGTTCCGGGACATAACCGTGAGCGAGTATCGGCACGTTTACGAG CGGTTAGGCGTCCACTTTGACGTCTACTCGGGGGAATCCTTTCACCAGGAGGGAGTCCGGGAGGTGGTGCGGCAGCTGCAGGACCGAGGCCTGTTGAAAATCACCGA GAAGGGGACGGGCGTCGTGGATCTCTCAGACGGAGACGTGAGCAACATCTGTACTGTCCTCCGCAGCGACGGGACAAGTCTCTACATCACCAG ggACATGGCAGCAGCTATCGACCGGAAAGAAAAGTACAATTTTGATGAGATGATTTATGTG ACAGATAAAAATCAGACGCATCACTTCCAGCAGTTGTTCCTGATCCTGCAAGCGATGGGACATTCCTGGGCTGACAG GTGTCATCATGTGCCCTTCGGCCTGGTGAAGGGCATGAAGACCCGCACCGGAGAGGTGGTCTTCTTAGAGGACCTTCTGGACGAGGCTCGCGCGAGAATGTTGCACAATATGAGCCAATCCAAAA TGACAAAGGAAATGGACGATCCAGAGGACACGGCGCAGAAAGTGGGAATCAGTGCGTTAATCTTCCAG gatTTTAAAGGTCCACTGCACGGGGACTACAAGTTTGACTGGGACAAAATGCTGCAGGCTCAGGGAGACACGGGCGTTTTCCTCcagtacacgcacgcacgtctcTGCAG TTTAATCCGAATGAACAACGACGACGACGCCACGTTCGACCCGTCCCTCCTAAGCGAACCGTCGGGCGTCTCCATCCTTCAGCACCTCCTCCG CTACGACGAGGTGTTGTACCAGTCGGCCCAGGATCTGCAACCCAAGCACCTGCTCGTCTTCCTGCTGAAGCTGTG CCACCTGGCAGCCTCGGCGCACAGAGAGCTGCCGGTCAAAGGGAGCCCGAAACACGTTGCTCag ataagTCGAAATCACATCTGGATTTTCTGA
- the cnr1 gene encoding cannabinoid receptor 1, with protein MQSVLDAVADTTFRTITSGLQYLGSNDANYDEPVSDVDFKGVFSLQKPLSSFRSHAFPDKVPPDEELILRGFYPTNATDILSNRTAFRDEGANIQCGENFMDMECFMILTPSQQLAVAVMSLTLGTFTVLENLVVLCVILQSRTLRCRPSYHFIGSLAVADLLGSVIFVYSFLDFHVFHRKDSPNVFLFKLGGVTASFTASVGSLFLTAIDRYISIHRPLAYRRIVTRTKAVIAFCVMWTISIVIAVLPLLGWNCKRLKSVCSDIFPLIDENYLLFWIGVTSVLVLFIIYAYIYILWKAHHHAVRMLSRTSQKSLVVYSADGTKVQTARPEQARMDIRLAKTLVLILAVLVVCWGPVLAIMVYDLFWRMDDDIKTVFAFCSMLCLLNSTVNPVIYALRSKDLRHAFLGSCHACRGSGQQLDNSLESDCQNRNISANRAAESCVKTTVKIAKVTMSVSTETSAEAV; from the coding sequence ATGCAGTCCGTGCTGGATGCTGTGGCCGACACCACCTTCCGGACTATCACCTCTGGCTTACAATACCTGGGCTCCAACGACGCCAACTACGATGAGCCGGTCAGCGACGTGGACTTCAAGGGCGTCTTCTCCCTGCAGAAGCCCTTGTCGTCCTTCCGCAGCCACGCCTTCCCCGACAAAGTCCCCCCCGACGAGGAGCTGATCCTCAGGGGGTTCTACCCCACCAACGCCACGGATATCCTCTCCAACCGCACCGCCTTCCGGGACGAGGGCGCCAACATCCAATGCGGCGAGAACTTCATGGACATGGAGTGCTTCATGATCCTGACGCCCAGTCAGCAGCTGGCCGTGGCCGTCATGTCGCTCACCCTGGGGACCTTCACCGTCCTGGAGAACCTGGTGGTGCTGTGCGTGATCCTGCAGTCTCGCACCCTGCGCTGCAGGCCCTCCTACCACTTCATCGGCAGCCTGGCCGTGGCCGACCTGCTGGGCAGCGTCATCTTCGTCTACAGCTTCTTGGACTTCCACGTGTTCCACCGCAAGGACAGCCCCAACGTGTTCCTCTTCAAGCTGGGCGGCGTGACGGCGTCGTTCACCGCCTCCGTGGGCAGCCTCTTCCTCACCGCCATCGACCGCTACATCTCCATCCACAGACCTCTGGCCTACCGGCGCATCGTGACCCGGACCAAGGCGGTCATCGCCTTCTGCGTGATGTGGACCATCTCCATCGTCATCGCCGTGCTGCCTCTGCTGGGCTGGAACTGCAAGCGGCTCAAGTCGGTGTGCTCCGACATATTCCCGCTCATCGACGAGAACTACCTGCTCTTCTGGATCGGGGTGACCAGCGTGCTGGTTCTGTTCATCATCTACGCTTACATCTACATCCTGTGGAAGGCGCACCACCACGCCGTGCGCATGCTCAGCCGCACCTCCCAGAAGAGCCTGGTGGTGTACTCGGCCGACGGCACCAAAGTCCAGACCGCGCGCCCCGAGCAGGCCCGCATGGACATCCGCCTGGCCAAGACTCTGGTGCTGATCCTGGCGGTGCTGGTGGTCTGCTGGGGTCCCGTGCTGGCCATCATGGTCTACGACCTCTTCTGGAGGATGGACGACGACATCAAGACGGTGTTCGCCTTCTGCAGCATGCTCTGCCTGCTCAACTCCACCGTCAACCCCGTCATCTACGCCCTGAGGAGCAAGGACCTGAGGCACGCCTTCCTCGGGTCCTGCCACGCCTGCCGGGGCAGCGGCCAGCAGCTGGACAACAGCCTGGAGTCGGACTGCCAGAACCGCAACATCTCGGCCAACAGGGCCGCCGAGAGCTGCGTCAAGACCACTGTGAAAATAGCCAAAGTGACAATGTCGGTGTCCACGGAGACGTCGGCGGAAGCCGTGTAA
- the akirin2 gene encoding akirin-2, which produces MACGATLKRTLDFDPLMNQASPKRRRCAPIRSSVSSPQKYLRLEPSPFGQVSSRLTTEQILHNIKQEYKRLKRRNLDAHFPQVDAFSTLELHNIPSGSSLSGSSSGASSPTRKEQPLFSLRQVGMICERLLKEREDKIREDYDEILTMKLAEQYDAFVKFTHDQLMRRFGEQPASYVS; this is translated from the exons ATGGCGTGTGGAGCTACTCTGAAGAGGACTCTGGATTTTGACCCGTTAATGAACCAGGCTTCCCCGAAGAGAAGGAGGTGCGCCCCGATCCGGTCTTCCGTCTCCTCGCCGCAGAAGTACCTCCGCCTGGAACCTTCGCCGTTCGGACAAGTGTCATCCAGACTCACCACAG AGCAAATCCTGCACAACATCAAACAGGAGTATAAGCGGCTCAAACGACGAAATCTGGACGCTCATTTTCCCCAAGTAGACGCCTTCTCTACTCTGGAACTTCACAACATCCCCAGCGGATCTTCCCTATCAG GTTCGAGCTCAGGCGCATCCTCTCCCACCAGGAAGGAGCAGCCTTTATTTTCCCTCCGACAAGTCGGGATGATCTGTGAAAGACTACTCAAGGAGCGTGAGGATAAAATCCGGGAGGACTATGATGAGATTCTGACCATGAAATTAGCtg AGCAGTACGATGCCTTTGTCAAGTTCACGCATGATCAACTCATGCGAAGGTTTGGAGAACAGCCTGCTAGct ATGTTTCTTGA
- the slc35a1 gene encoding CMP-sialic acid transporter produces MGDENVSLAFKLYCLTVMTLVAATYTVVLRYTRTALPEKDLYFSTTAVCITEVIKLILSTGMLARESGSPRRLLGTIQEHILCNPRGLLKLSVPSVVYAVQNNMAFLALSNLDAAVYQVTYQLKILCTALCMVFMLKRTLSRRQWFSVCMLGLGVALVQWKAGDAAKVQIEQNPFVGLMAVIIAVLCSGFAGVYFEKVLKSSDTSLWVRNIQMYISGIAITFVGVMANDGEKVMEKGFFFGYTPCVCFVVFLASVGGLYTSVVVKYTDNIMKGFSAAAAIVLSTVASVILFGLHITAAFVSGASLVCLSIYLYGLPKQDTSTISLEPADRGSKQNLIAV; encoded by the exons ATGGGAGACG AGAACGTGAGCCTGGCTTTCAAGCTGTACTGCCTGACGGTGATGACTCTGGTAGCGGCCACCTATACTGTGGTTCTCCGCTACACCAGGACCGCCTTGCCCGAAAAGGACCTGTACTTCTCCACCACCGCCGTGTGCATCACAGAGGTCATCAAGCTCATACTGAGCACTGGGATGCTGGCAAG AGAATCTGGAAGTCCAAGAAGACTGCTGGGCACCATCCAGGAGCACATATTGTGCAACCCCAGAGGGCTGCTGAAGCTGAGTGTGCCGTCGGTGGTGTACGCGGTCCAGAACAACATGGCGTTCCTGGCGTTGAGCAACCTCGACGCTGCGGTTTATCAG GTGACGTACCAGCTGAAGATCCTGTGCACGGCGCTCTGCATGGTCTTCATGCTAAAACGGACCCTCAGCAGGAGGCAGTGGTTCTCCGTCTGCATGTTGGGCCTGGGGGTCGCCCTCGTGCAGTGGAAGGCGGGAGATGCCGCCAAAGTCCAA ATTGAGCAAAACCCTTTTGTTGGGCTCATGGCCGTCATCATCGCTGTGCTCTGCTCCGGGTTCGCAG GCGTTTACTTTGAGAAGGTCCTGAAGAGCTCCGACACGTCATTGTGGGTGAGGAACATCCAGATGTACATTTCGGGAATCGCCATCACCTTCGTCGGCGTGATGGCCAACGACGGCGAGAAGGTGATGGAAAAAGGCTTCTTCTTCGGTTACACGCCGTGCGTGTGCTTTGTCGTGt TCCTGGCGAGCGTGGGAGGCCTGTACACGTCCGTCGTGGTCAAGTACACCGACAACATCATGAAGGGATTctcggccgccgccgccatcgtCCTCTCCACCGTGGCGTCCGTCATCTTGTTTGGATTGCATATAA CGGCCGCATTCGTATCCGGAGCCAGCCTGGTGTGCCTGTCCATCTATCTATACGGACTTCCGAAGCAGGACACGTCCACAATCAGCCTGGAACCCGCAGACAGAGGGTCCAAACAGAATCTGATTGCTgtgtga
- the rars2 gene encoding putative arginine--tRNA ligase, mitochondrial isoform X2 has protein sequence MPALSAVPVFKKQQTGDLRLSINILRTNGVLPANGDIQAQAEHLANQLKQDSVVQDIAARNGVINFKINRKLLAQKILEPFGTGHDGKIGLHSELFDSLKKGTTLVEYSSPNIAKKFHAGHLRSTIIGNFIANLKESLGNKVIRMNYLGDWGLQFGLLGAGFSQFGSQEKLKENPLQHLFEVYVKVNKEAEHNEDITVAARDFFRQLEQNESQAMSLWQRFRDITVSEYRHVYERLGVHFDVYSGESFHQEGVREVVRQLQDRGLLKITEKGTGVVDLSDGDVSNICTVLRSDGTSLYITRDMAAAIDRKEKYNFDEMIYVTDKNQTHHFQQLFLILQAMGHSWADRCHHVPFGLVKGMKTRTGEVVFLEDLLDEARARMLHNMSQSKMTKEMDDPEDTAQKVGISALIFQDFKGPLHGDYKFDWDKMLQAQGDTGVFLQYTHARLCSLIRMNNDDDATFDPSLLSEPSGVSILQHLLRYDEVLYQSAQDLQPKHLLVFLLKLCHLAASAHRELPVKGSPKHVAQARKRLFSGTCSVLANGMKILGIMPVDKMQMEEVSLGSVCDLTRKPT, from the exons ATGCCTGCTCTTTCAGCTGTCCCTGTCTTTAAGAAACA GCAGACTGGTGACTTGAGGTTGTCTATTAACATTTTAAGAACTAATGGGGTCCTACCAGCTAATGGAGACATCCAGGCGCAAGCAGAACACTTGGCCAATCAG cTGAAGCAGGACAGCGTGGTGCAGGACATAGCAGCAAGAAATGGTGTCATCAACTTCAAAATTAATCGCAAACTTCTTGCCCAG AAAATACTGGAACCATTTGGAACGGGGCACGATGGCAAAATTGGGCTTCACAGTGAACTTTTTGATTCTCTAAAGAAGGGAACGACATTAGTAGAGTACAGCTCTCCAAACATTGCCAAAAAGTTCCATGCGGGACATTTACGATCTACGATTATAG GTAACTTCATTGCCAACTTGAAGGAATCTCTTGGGAACAAAGTTATTCGAATGAACTATCTTGGAGACTGGGGACTGCAGTTTG GTTTGCTGGGAGCTGGTTTCAGTCAGTTTGGCAGCCAGGAGAAATTGAAAGAAAATCCTCTACAGCATTTATTCGAG GTATACGTGAAGGTCAACAAGGAAGCGGAGCACAATGAGGACATCACAGTAGCGGCCAGGGACTTCTTTCGCCAGCTGGAGCAGAACGAGAGTCAAGCTATGTCGCTATGGCAACGGTTCCGGGACATAACCGTGAGCGAGTATCGGCACGTTTACGAG CGGTTAGGCGTCCACTTTGACGTCTACTCGGGGGAATCCTTTCACCAGGAGGGAGTCCGGGAGGTGGTGCGGCAGCTGCAGGACCGAGGCCTGTTGAAAATCACCGA GAAGGGGACGGGCGTCGTGGATCTCTCAGACGGAGACGTGAGCAACATCTGTACTGTCCTCCGCAGCGACGGGACAAGTCTCTACATCACCAG ggACATGGCAGCAGCTATCGACCGGAAAGAAAAGTACAATTTTGATGAGATGATTTATGTG ACAGATAAAAATCAGACGCATCACTTCCAGCAGTTGTTCCTGATCCTGCAAGCGATGGGACATTCCTGGGCTGACAG GTGTCATCATGTGCCCTTCGGCCTGGTGAAGGGCATGAAGACCCGCACCGGAGAGGTGGTCTTCTTAGAGGACCTTCTGGACGAGGCTCGCGCGAGAATGTTGCACAATATGAGCCAATCCAAAA TGACAAAGGAAATGGACGATCCAGAGGACACGGCGCAGAAAGTGGGAATCAGTGCGTTAATCTTCCAG gatTTTAAAGGTCCACTGCACGGGGACTACAAGTTTGACTGGGACAAAATGCTGCAGGCTCAGGGAGACACGGGCGTTTTCCTCcagtacacgcacgcacgtctcTGCAG TTTAATCCGAATGAACAACGACGACGACGCCACGTTCGACCCGTCCCTCCTAAGCGAACCGTCGGGCGTCTCCATCCTTCAGCACCTCCTCCG CTACGACGAGGTGTTGTACCAGTCGGCCCAGGATCTGCAACCCAAGCACCTGCTCGTCTTCCTGCTGAAGCTGTG CCACCTGGCAGCCTCGGCGCACAGAGAGCTGCCGGTCAAAGGGAGCCCGAAACACGTTGCTCag GCAAGGAAGAGACTTTTCAGCGGGACCTGCTCGGTCCTGGCCAACGGGATGAAAATTCTTGGCATCATGCCAGTggacaaaat gcaaATGGAAGAGGTGTCACTGGGGAGCGTGTGCGACCTGACACGGAAGCCTACCTGA